Proteins from a single region of Phormidium ambiguum IAM M-71:
- a CDS encoding L,D-transpeptidase — protein sequence MNKKFSTLSRCSGFWLGTTLSLAALFSWSVPATLAQTRRNQESIIAERIATLQQSEKRWIEVDLSEQKLTAWEGSNKVYSLTISSGKSATPTITGTFTVQTKHVSGRMRGPGYNVPYVPYIMYFSGGYAIHGAYWHNRFGTPVSHGCVNLRVSEAEKVFQWASVGTPVIVHR from the coding sequence ATGAATAAAAAGTTTAGTACCTTAAGTCGTTGCAGCGGGTTTTGGCTAGGTACAACGTTGTCTTTGGCGGCATTATTTTCTTGGTCAGTACCAGCTACATTAGCCCAAACTAGACGAAACCAAGAAAGCATTATTGCCGAAAGAATAGCTACATTGCAACAGTCAGAAAAACGCTGGATCGAAGTCGATCTTTCGGAACAAAAACTGACAGCTTGGGAAGGCTCGAATAAAGTTTATAGTTTAACCATTTCTAGTGGGAAGTCTGCAACTCCTACAATTACGGGTACTTTTACAGTCCAAACCAAGCACGTATCTGGTAGGATGCGTGGGCCAGGTTACAACGTTCCTTACGTTCCTTATATTATGTATTTTTCTGGTGGCTATGCAATTCATGGAGCTTATTGGCATAACCGTTTTGGTACGCCAGTTAGTCATGGTTGCGTAAATTTACGAGTTTCTGAAGCAGAAAAAGTTTTTCAATGGGCTTCTGTGGGAACGCCAGTAATAGTACATCGTTAA
- a CDS encoding L,D-transpeptidase, producing MNQTLSSIWVRYFGALLVSALISFTGQPAWSNTSAARTTQADLIANKILELQETEQRWIQIDLSNQRLVAWEGTKPVYAVIISSGKTATPTVLGTFAVQTKHRTTRMTGPGYDVPNVPHTMYFHRGYAIHGAYWHNRFGTPVSHGCVNVAPNHAEWLFKWATVGTPVVVHE from the coding sequence ATGAATCAAACTCTTTCTTCAATCTGGGTACGTTATTTTGGCGCATTATTAGTAAGCGCATTAATTAGTTTCACCGGACAACCCGCATGGTCAAACACTTCAGCAGCGAGGACTACACAAGCCGATCTAATTGCCAATAAAATCTTAGAACTTCAAGAAACCGAACAACGCTGGATTCAAATTGACCTTTCCAACCAAAGATTAGTCGCCTGGGAAGGAACAAAACCAGTTTACGCAGTGATTATTTCCAGTGGCAAAACTGCCACCCCCACCGTTTTAGGAACCTTCGCCGTTCAAACAAAACACCGCACCACCAGAATGACAGGCCCAGGTTACGATGTGCCTAATGTACCTCATACAATGTACTTCCACAGAGGCTACGCCATTCATGGCGCATACTGGCACAATCGTTTCGGCACTCCAGTCAGTCATGGTTGCGTAAACGTAGCACCAAATCACGCCGAATGGTTATTTAAATGGGCAACAGTGGGAACACCAGTGGTTGTACACGAGTAG
- a CDS encoding bifunctional 4-hydroxy-2-oxoglutarate aldolase/2-dehydro-3-deoxy-phosphogluconate aldolase, which yields MSNQFWLKVLEQERAIAVIRAHSWQQGCEMAKAVAAGGMKLIEITWNSDRPEKTISYLRHELPDCQIGTGTLLNLEQMEMAIDSGAEFLFTPHTDLSLIQAAVKANIPIIPGALSPTEIVTAWQAGASCVKVFPIQAVGGVNYIRNLQGPLGNIPLIPTGGVTLKNAKEFLQAGAIAVGLAGDLFPQNLITQADWQGISRNAKKLMQQIKD from the coding sequence ATGTCTAATCAATTTTGGTTAAAAGTGCTAGAGCAGGAACGAGCGATCGCCGTAATTCGCGCCCACAGTTGGCAACAAGGTTGCGAAATGGCAAAAGCCGTAGCAGCAGGAGGCATGAAACTGATAGAAATTACTTGGAATAGCGATCGCCCAGAAAAAACTATTAGTTATTTGCGTCACGAATTACCAGATTGTCAAATTGGTACTGGGACTTTGTTAAATTTAGAACAAATGGAAATGGCGATCGACTCTGGCGCAGAATTTCTCTTTACTCCCCACACCGATTTAAGTTTAATTCAAGCAGCAGTTAAAGCCAACATTCCAATTATCCCTGGCGCACTTTCGCCCACAGAAATTGTGACCGCTTGGCAAGCCGGAGCCAGTTGTGTCAAAGTATTTCCCATTCAAGCCGTAGGCGGAGTAAATTATATCCGTAATTTACAAGGGCCTTTAGGAAATATTCCCTTAATTCCCACAGGGGGAGTAACCTTAAAAAATGCCAAAGAATTTTTGCAAGCAGGAGCGATCGCCGTAGGACTCGCTGGTGATTTATTTCCACAAAATTTAATTACTCAAGCAGATTGGCAAGGAATTAGCAGAAATGCTAAAAAATTAATGCAACAAATTAAAGATTAA
- a CDS encoding DUF2382 domain-containing protein, with protein sequence MALAKIEDFYPNYRDELFDGEDVKGIDVYADGSDEKIGSIKDVLVDDQSGRFRYFVVDTGFWVFGKKVLLPVGRSRIDANAERIYAIGLTKEQVEQLPEFDELEKVDYDYEDRVRGVYHPQATPQPRVAANQANTYDYEQQPSLYGINENNHQKLRLYEERLVANKMRRKAGEVAIGKHVETETARVSVPVEKERVIIERTTPVDAGTVSNTNKLDFQEGEIARMEVYEEVPEIRKEAFVREEVSVRKEVTRENVSSEETLRREELDIDNQGNLRKEDTRRQP encoded by the coding sequence ATGGCTTTAGCTAAAATCGAGGATTTTTATCCTAATTACCGTGATGAACTATTCGATGGCGAAGATGTCAAAGGAATAGACGTTTACGCTGATGGAAGTGACGAAAAAATCGGTAGCATCAAAGATGTTCTAGTTGACGATCAGAGCGGTCGCTTCCGGTACTTTGTTGTAGATACAGGCTTTTGGGTATTTGGGAAGAAAGTGTTATTACCTGTGGGTCGATCGCGCATTGATGCTAATGCAGAACGCATTTATGCGATCGGACTGACAAAAGAGCAAGTTGAGCAATTACCCGAATTTGATGAGCTTGAAAAAGTCGATTACGACTACGAAGATCGGGTAAGAGGAGTTTATCATCCTCAAGCTACTCCACAACCAAGAGTTGCAGCTAATCAAGCTAATACCTACGACTATGAACAACAGCCAAGTTTGTACGGTATTAACGAAAATAATCATCAAAAATTGAGATTGTACGAAGAACGCTTAGTTGCTAATAAAATGCGCCGTAAAGCAGGTGAAGTAGCAATTGGTAAGCACGTTGAAACTGAAACTGCGAGAGTTTCCGTTCCTGTGGAAAAAGAACGAGTAATCATTGAACGGACTACTCCTGTAGATGCGGGAACTGTCAGCAATACTAACAAATTAGACTTTCAAGAAGGCGAAATTGCTCGCATGGAAGTTTACGAAGAAGTGCCAGAAATTCGGAAAGAAGCATTCGTTCGAGAAGAAGTTTCTGTGAGGAAAGAAGTAACGCGGGAAAACGTAAGTAGTGAAGAAACCCTGCGTCGTGAAGAATTAGATATCGACAATCAAGGCAATTTGAGAAAAGAAGATACTCGTCGCCAACCATAA